A section of the Oncorhynchus keta strain PuntledgeMale-10-30-2019 chromosome 15, Oket_V2, whole genome shotgun sequence genome encodes:
- the LOC118394691 gene encoding retinol dehydrogenase 10-B-like isoform X3, translating to MNIFVEFCLVSCKVLWTFVLAGTRWLVRPKEKNVMGQVCVITGAGSGLGRNFAKEFARRGATVILWDINWESNEETAEMVRQIYSDITNRNPEGSVDGEEGEISQIQPKVYTYLCDVSKREEVYLTADKVQREVGNIDILINNAGVVSGRHLLECPDELLERTMMVNCHAHFWTTKAFVPKMLELNHGHIVTVASSLGLFTTAGVEDYCASKFGAIGFHESLSHELKAAEKDGIKMTLVCPFLVDTDMFKGCKIRKEIAPLFPPLKPEQCVQQAMRAILTDQPMICTPRIMYMVSFMKTVLPFDAIVCMYQFLGADKCMYPFLAHRKESMNNNESKLPAIMQLPLEKK from the exons ATGAATATCTTTGTTGAATTCTGCTTGGTGTCGTGCAAAGTTCTCTGGACTTTTGTGTTGGCTGGAACGAGATGGCTCGTGCGTCCAAAAGAGAAGAATGTAATGGGTCAGGTTTGTGTGATCACTGGGGCAGGAAGCGGTCTTGGAAGAAACTTTGCCAAGGAGTTTGCCCGAAGAGGTGCTACGGTTATTCTTTGGGACATCAATTGGGAAAGTAACGAAGAGACTGCTGAGATGGTGCGACAAATCTACAGCGACATTACCAATAGGAACCCTGAAG GTTCAgtggatggtgaggagggagaaaTATCTCAGATTCAGCCCAAGGTCTACACTTATCTGTGTGATGTAagcaagagagaggaggtgtactTGACCGCAGATAAGGTGCAACGTGAAGTGGGCAACATTGATATCCTGATCAACAATGCCGGGGTGGTCTCAGGACGTCACCTGCTGGAGTGTCCAGATGAACTCCTAGAGCGCACCATGATGGTCAACTGCCATGCTCACTTTTGG ACTACCAAGGCTTTTGTTCCCAAGATGCTCGAGCTGAACCATGGACACATTGTGACGGTAGCCAGCTCCCTGGGTCTGTTCACCACTGCTGGTGTTGAG GACTACTGTGCCAGCAAGTTTGGTGCTATAGGTTTTCATGAGTCCCTCAGCCACGAGCTGAAAGCAGCTGAGAAAGATGGGATAAAAATGACGCTGGTCTGTCCTTTCTTAGTTGATACTGACATGTTCAAAGGGTGTAAAATCAG GAAAGAGATTGCCCCACTCTTCCCTCCGTTGAAGCCAGAGCAGTGTGTGCAACAGGCAATGAGGGCTATCCTAACAGACCAGCCCATGATCTGTACGCCTCGGATTATGTACATGGTTAGTTTCATGAAGAC TGTCTTGCCCTTCGACGCCATCGTTTGCATGTACCAGTTTCTTGGAGCAGACAAATGCATGTACCCGTTCCTGGCTCACCGGAAAGAGTCCATGAACAACAATGAATCCAAGCTGCCTGCCATCATGCAGCTGCCACTGGAGAAAAAATAA
- the LOC118394691 gene encoding retinol dehydrogenase 10-B-like isoform X2, with amino-acid sequence MAATQHENNMVATQHGSSTKQVLWTFVLAGTRWLVRPKEKNVMGQVCVITGAGSGLGRNFAKEFARRGATVILWDINWESNEETAEMVRQIYSDITNRNPEGSVDGEEGEISQIQPKVYTYLCDVSKREEVYLTADKVQREVGNIDILINNAGVVSGRHLLECPDELLERTMMVNCHAHFWTTKAFVPKMLELNHGHIVTVASSLGLFTTAGVEDYCASKFGAIGFHESLSHELKAAEKDGIKMTLVCPFLVDTDMFKGCKIRKEIAPLFPPLKPEQCVQQAMRAILTDQPMICTPRIMYMVSFMKTVLPFDAIVCMYQFLGADKCMYPFLAHRKESMNNNESKLPAIMQLPLEKK; translated from the exons atggcagcaacacagcatgagaacaacatggtagcaacacaacatggcagcagcacaaaacaag TTCTCTGGACTTTTGTGTTGGCTGGAACGAGATGGCTCGTGCGTCCAAAAGAGAAGAATGTAATGGGTCAGGTTTGTGTGATCACTGGGGCAGGAAGCGGTCTTGGAAGAAACTTTGCCAAGGAGTTTGCCCGAAGAGGTGCTACGGTTATTCTTTGGGACATCAATTGGGAAAGTAACGAAGAGACTGCTGAGATGGTGCGACAAATCTACAGCGACATTACCAATAGGAACCCTGAAG GTTCAgtggatggtgaggagggagaaaTATCTCAGATTCAGCCCAAGGTCTACACTTATCTGTGTGATGTAagcaagagagaggaggtgtactTGACCGCAGATAAGGTGCAACGTGAAGTGGGCAACATTGATATCCTGATCAACAATGCCGGGGTGGTCTCAGGACGTCACCTGCTGGAGTGTCCAGATGAACTCCTAGAGCGCACCATGATGGTCAACTGCCATGCTCACTTTTGG ACTACCAAGGCTTTTGTTCCCAAGATGCTCGAGCTGAACCATGGACACATTGTGACGGTAGCCAGCTCCCTGGGTCTGTTCACCACTGCTGGTGTTGAG GACTACTGTGCCAGCAAGTTTGGTGCTATAGGTTTTCATGAGTCCCTCAGCCACGAGCTGAAAGCAGCTGAGAAAGATGGGATAAAAATGACGCTGGTCTGTCCTTTCTTAGTTGATACTGACATGTTCAAAGGGTGTAAAATCAG GAAAGAGATTGCCCCACTCTTCCCTCCGTTGAAGCCAGAGCAGTGTGTGCAACAGGCAATGAGGGCTATCCTAACAGACCAGCCCATGATCTGTACGCCTCGGATTATGTACATGGTTAGTTTCATGAAGAC TGTCTTGCCCTTCGACGCCATCGTTTGCATGTACCAGTTTCTTGGAGCAGACAAATGCATGTACCCGTTCCTGGCTCACCGGAAAGAGTCCATGAACAACAATGAATCCAAGCTGCCTGCCATCATGCAGCTGCCACTGGAGAAAAAATAA
- the LOC118394691 gene encoding retinol dehydrogenase 10-B-like isoform X1 gives MAIKKGDGVLKKIGVKCKQSELCSRPSSRGEMEVNEFLWTFVLAGTRWLVRPKEKNVMGQVCVITGAGSGLGRNFAKEFARRGATVILWDINWESNEETAEMVRQIYSDITNRNPEGSVDGEEGEISQIQPKVYTYLCDVSKREEVYLTADKVQREVGNIDILINNAGVVSGRHLLECPDELLERTMMVNCHAHFWTTKAFVPKMLELNHGHIVTVASSLGLFTTAGVEDYCASKFGAIGFHESLSHELKAAEKDGIKMTLVCPFLVDTDMFKGCKIRKEIAPLFPPLKPEQCVQQAMRAILTDQPMICTPRIMYMVSFMKTVLPFDAIVCMYQFLGADKCMYPFLAHRKESMNNNESKLPAIMQLPLEKK, from the exons ATGGCAATTAAAAAGGGAGATGGTGTGTTGAAGAAGATTGGTGTCAAGTGCAAACAGAGTGAGCTGTGTTCCAGACCGAGCTCTAGAGGtgaaatggaagtgaatgagt TTCTCTGGACTTTTGTGTTGGCTGGAACGAGATGGCTCGTGCGTCCAAAAGAGAAGAATGTAATGGGTCAGGTTTGTGTGATCACTGGGGCAGGAAGCGGTCTTGGAAGAAACTTTGCCAAGGAGTTTGCCCGAAGAGGTGCTACGGTTATTCTTTGGGACATCAATTGGGAAAGTAACGAAGAGACTGCTGAGATGGTGCGACAAATCTACAGCGACATTACCAATAGGAACCCTGAAG GTTCAgtggatggtgaggagggagaaaTATCTCAGATTCAGCCCAAGGTCTACACTTATCTGTGTGATGTAagcaagagagaggaggtgtactTGACCGCAGATAAGGTGCAACGTGAAGTGGGCAACATTGATATCCTGATCAACAATGCCGGGGTGGTCTCAGGACGTCACCTGCTGGAGTGTCCAGATGAACTCCTAGAGCGCACCATGATGGTCAACTGCCATGCTCACTTTTGG ACTACCAAGGCTTTTGTTCCCAAGATGCTCGAGCTGAACCATGGACACATTGTGACGGTAGCCAGCTCCCTGGGTCTGTTCACCACTGCTGGTGTTGAG GACTACTGTGCCAGCAAGTTTGGTGCTATAGGTTTTCATGAGTCCCTCAGCCACGAGCTGAAAGCAGCTGAGAAAGATGGGATAAAAATGACGCTGGTCTGTCCTTTCTTAGTTGATACTGACATGTTCAAAGGGTGTAAAATCAG GAAAGAGATTGCCCCACTCTTCCCTCCGTTGAAGCCAGAGCAGTGTGTGCAACAGGCAATGAGGGCTATCCTAACAGACCAGCCCATGATCTGTACGCCTCGGATTATGTACATGGTTAGTTTCATGAAGAC TGTCTTGCCCTTCGACGCCATCGTTTGCATGTACCAGTTTCTTGGAGCAGACAAATGCATGTACCCGTTCCTGGCTCACCGGAAAGAGTCCATGAACAACAATGAATCCAAGCTGCCTGCCATCATGCAGCTGCCACTGGAGAAAAAATAA
- the LOC118394692 gene encoding transmembrane protein 70, mitochondrial-like, with protein MFQLHFARGLRTGISQTFSIQFVALRRGWPASHACRRLPLKTQEQLYHTAKRSVLNDASNKVQLASSIQRMDRNSSTSTTCHSEEGKLIYSGSLGNAVRGVKMFSYTSSGASLCVMPYILLKTGIGVQSLVLKGAFCGVIGFFTFLTPILLHIITKGYVVRLYHNQDTDTYTAVTYNVLLMEKKTVFRQSEVKIPSVSKMLTTFYADKKSMLVNPMLFPLPHDYNHLMGYDKPFSFDTEDLDDNPNKS; from the exons atgtttcAGCTTCACTTTGCACGTGGATTACGTACTGGTATTTCGCAAACGTTTAGTATCCAATTTGTTGCCCTCCGACGTGGGTGGCCTGCTTCTCACGCGTGTAGAAGGCTGCCATTGAAGACCCAAGAGCAATTGTATCACACTGCCAAAAGGTCGGTTCTCAATGACGCGTCTAACAAG GTACAGTTAGCCTCCTCTATACAGCGGATGGACCGCAACTCGTCTACATCCACCACCTGCCACTCTGAAGAGGGGAAGCTGATCTATTCAGGGAGCCTCGGCAACGCTGTTCGAG GTGTGAAGATGTTCTCCTACACCAGTAGCGGGGCCAGCCTTTGTGTGATGCCATACATCCTTCTGAAGACGGGCATCGGTGTTCAGAGTCTGGTGCTGAAAGGTGCCTTCTGCGGTGTCATCGGTTTCTTTACATTCCTGACTCCCATCCTCCTCCACATCATCACCAAAGGCTATGTGGTCCGCCTGTACCACAACCAGGACACTGACACATACACAGCTGTCACTTACAATGTCCTACTGATGGAGAAAAAGACTGTGTTCCGTCAGAGTGAGGTCAAGATACCGAGTGTCAGCAAAATGTTAACCACATTCTATGCCGACAAGAAGTCTATGCTTGTGAACCCGATGCTGTTCCCACTTCCTCATGACTATAACCACCTCATGGGTTACGATAAGCCCTTTTCATTTGATACGGAAGACTTGGATGATAATCCAAATAAAAGTTAA
- the LOC118394691 gene encoding retinol dehydrogenase 10-B-like isoform X5: protein MAATQHENNMVATQHGSSTKQGSGLGRNFAKEFARRGATVILWDINWESNEETAEMVRQIYSDITNRNPEGSVDGEEGEISQIQPKVYTYLCDVSKREEVYLTADKVQREVGNIDILINNAGVVSGRHLLECPDELLERTMMVNCHAHFWTTKAFVPKMLELNHGHIVTVASSLGLFTTAGVEDYCASKFGAIGFHESLSHELKAAEKDGIKMTLVCPFLVDTDMFKGCKIRKEIAPLFPPLKPEQCVQQAMRAILTDQPMICTPRIMYMVSFMKTVLPFDAIVCMYQFLGADKCMYPFLAHRKESMNNNESKLPAIMQLPLEKK, encoded by the exons atggcagcaacacagcatgagaacaacatggtagcaacacaacatggcagcagcacaaaacaag GAAGCGGTCTTGGAAGAAACTTTGCCAAGGAGTTTGCCCGAAGAGGTGCTACGGTTATTCTTTGGGACATCAATTGGGAAAGTAACGAAGAGACTGCTGAGATGGTGCGACAAATCTACAGCGACATTACCAATAGGAACCCTGAAG GTTCAgtggatggtgaggagggagaaaTATCTCAGATTCAGCCCAAGGTCTACACTTATCTGTGTGATGTAagcaagagagaggaggtgtactTGACCGCAGATAAGGTGCAACGTGAAGTGGGCAACATTGATATCCTGATCAACAATGCCGGGGTGGTCTCAGGACGTCACCTGCTGGAGTGTCCAGATGAACTCCTAGAGCGCACCATGATGGTCAACTGCCATGCTCACTTTTGG ACTACCAAGGCTTTTGTTCCCAAGATGCTCGAGCTGAACCATGGACACATTGTGACGGTAGCCAGCTCCCTGGGTCTGTTCACCACTGCTGGTGTTGAG GACTACTGTGCCAGCAAGTTTGGTGCTATAGGTTTTCATGAGTCCCTCAGCCACGAGCTGAAAGCAGCTGAGAAAGATGGGATAAAAATGACGCTGGTCTGTCCTTTCTTAGTTGATACTGACATGTTCAAAGGGTGTAAAATCAG GAAAGAGATTGCCCCACTCTTCCCTCCGTTGAAGCCAGAGCAGTGTGTGCAACAGGCAATGAGGGCTATCCTAACAGACCAGCCCATGATCTGTACGCCTCGGATTATGTACATGGTTAGTTTCATGAAGAC TGTCTTGCCCTTCGACGCCATCGTTTGCATGTACCAGTTTCTTGGAGCAGACAAATGCATGTACCCGTTCCTGGCTCACCGGAAAGAGTCCATGAACAACAATGAATCCAAGCTGCCTGCCATCATGCAGCTGCCACTGGAGAAAAAATAA
- the LOC118394691 gene encoding retinol dehydrogenase 10-B-like isoform X4 has product MAIKKGDGVLKKIGVKCKQSELCSRPSSRGSGLGRNFAKEFARRGATVILWDINWESNEETAEMVRQIYSDITNRNPEGSVDGEEGEISQIQPKVYTYLCDVSKREEVYLTADKVQREVGNIDILINNAGVVSGRHLLECPDELLERTMMVNCHAHFWTTKAFVPKMLELNHGHIVTVASSLGLFTTAGVEDYCASKFGAIGFHESLSHELKAAEKDGIKMTLVCPFLVDTDMFKGCKIRKEIAPLFPPLKPEQCVQQAMRAILTDQPMICTPRIMYMVSFMKTVLPFDAIVCMYQFLGADKCMYPFLAHRKESMNNNESKLPAIMQLPLEKK; this is encoded by the exons ATGGCAATTAAAAAGGGAGATGGTGTGTTGAAGAAGATTGGTGTCAAGTGCAAACAGAGTGAGCTGTGTTCCAGACCGAGCTCTAGAG GAAGCGGTCTTGGAAGAAACTTTGCCAAGGAGTTTGCCCGAAGAGGTGCTACGGTTATTCTTTGGGACATCAATTGGGAAAGTAACGAAGAGACTGCTGAGATGGTGCGACAAATCTACAGCGACATTACCAATAGGAACCCTGAAG GTTCAgtggatggtgaggagggagaaaTATCTCAGATTCAGCCCAAGGTCTACACTTATCTGTGTGATGTAagcaagagagaggaggtgtactTGACCGCAGATAAGGTGCAACGTGAAGTGGGCAACATTGATATCCTGATCAACAATGCCGGGGTGGTCTCAGGACGTCACCTGCTGGAGTGTCCAGATGAACTCCTAGAGCGCACCATGATGGTCAACTGCCATGCTCACTTTTGG ACTACCAAGGCTTTTGTTCCCAAGATGCTCGAGCTGAACCATGGACACATTGTGACGGTAGCCAGCTCCCTGGGTCTGTTCACCACTGCTGGTGTTGAG GACTACTGTGCCAGCAAGTTTGGTGCTATAGGTTTTCATGAGTCCCTCAGCCACGAGCTGAAAGCAGCTGAGAAAGATGGGATAAAAATGACGCTGGTCTGTCCTTTCTTAGTTGATACTGACATGTTCAAAGGGTGTAAAATCAG GAAAGAGATTGCCCCACTCTTCCCTCCGTTGAAGCCAGAGCAGTGTGTGCAACAGGCAATGAGGGCTATCCTAACAGACCAGCCCATGATCTGTACGCCTCGGATTATGTACATGGTTAGTTTCATGAAGAC TGTCTTGCCCTTCGACGCCATCGTTTGCATGTACCAGTTTCTTGGAGCAGACAAATGCATGTACCCGTTCCTGGCTCACCGGAAAGAGTCCATGAACAACAATGAATCCAAGCTGCCTGCCATCATGCAGCTGCCACTGGAGAAAAAATAA